One window from the genome of Synergistales bacterium encodes:
- a CDS encoding flagellar hook-basal body protein, with the protein MFRGLYAGASAMLVQQSRADVTANNLANVDTAGFRRRIPVNKSFPELLMERIENPPSDSYPPKPERMRMTDPIGTASFANVLSETVMTTGAGPLHVTHNPLDAAINGEGYFEVSDGAGNTFYTRSGQFTRDGVGRLVTHDGRFLQGQGGRIETGSAVDVSINDGGQVIADGQAIDQLRVVRFEQPTYLRQVGDSLLTETDASGAPQPLGQVNLVGGAVEESNVNVVQEMVGMIEANRAYEAAAKTVTIQDQSAEKLITSYGA; encoded by the coding sequence GTGTTCCGAGGACTCTACGCCGGCGCGTCCGCCATGCTCGTGCAGCAATCCAGGGCGGATGTGACGGCCAACAACCTGGCCAACGTCGATACCGCCGGATTCCGGCGGCGGATACCGGTGAACAAGTCCTTCCCCGAGCTGCTGATGGAGCGCATCGAGAATCCGCCCTCCGACAGCTACCCGCCCAAACCGGAGCGGATGCGGATGACCGACCCCATCGGCACCGCCTCCTTCGCCAACGTACTCTCCGAGACGGTGATGACCACCGGAGCGGGCCCGCTGCACGTCACCCACAACCCGCTGGACGCCGCCATCAACGGCGAGGGCTACTTCGAGGTCAGCGACGGCGCCGGCAACACCTTCTACACCCGTTCGGGGCAGTTCACCCGTGACGGTGTGGGGCGGCTCGTCACCCACGACGGCCGGTTCCTCCAGGGACAGGGCGGCCGCATCGAGACAGGCAGCGCCGTGGATGTCTCCATCAACGACGGCGGCCAGGTGATCGCCGACGGCCAGGCGATCGATCAGCTGCGGGTGGTGCGCTTCGAGCAGCCCACCTACCTCCGCCAGGTGGGCGACTCGCTGCTCACCGAGACCGACGCCTCCGGCGCACCCCAGCCCCTGGGCCAGGTGAACCTCGTCGGCGGAGCGGTGGAGGAGTCCAATGTGAACGTCGTGCAGGAGATGGTCGGCATGATCGAGGCCAACCGGGCCTACGAGGCCGCCGCCAAGACCGTCACCATCCAGGACCAGAGCGCCGAGAAGCTCATCACGAGCTACGGCGCCTAG